A portion of the Deltaproteobacteria bacterium genome contains these proteins:
- a CDS encoding PDZ domain-containing protein — MGRKQYFHTSLRMRTMVLYAVVPAMALFLVSCAGGQVKKKEAGYRIGVNMGTLNPALAQDLGLPGNLKGVVVVAVSQGSPAAAAGIRPGDVVLGIKTADGKLQETPDTNVFVELLKKMPIDRPVKFSVLRGGKTMDISSTQGTGQFSGYVQPGSRPEPRTIKVSPDGSGDCRTITGAMLSARPGDTILLSRAPGPGGVYGPFHVFLDNLTVRSEDLANRAVLQQILLKGLTGVKLSGLDFRGSPQGSWPGVHINNCNRVTVENCTFSGYFRAVGIRASQGVSVTGSRMKKNAQGIVASQTDFKINGNLIVGAQSGGHDKQGIWISGSRGTVSNNTILYYKVGTETFINGLKNSRYNITGVGIYVGQGSNVSIENNIVYDNSAGIYVQAGETTHYRVEYNDIFQNTTKTGQTEDGDYADYLTGSNWNFSKGTRVIKKSSPLLTVYGWEHNYFAPIPVPRSRTNLSQAPFFNDPTLDDYRLAADSPLVGRGRGGTYIGALLSRR; from the coding sequence ATGGGTCGAAAACAGTATTTTCATACCAGTCTTCGGATGAGGACAATGGTTCTTTACGCCGTGGTTCCGGCCATGGCGCTGTTTCTTGTCTCCTGCGCCGGGGGGCAGGTCAAGAAAAAGGAAGCGGGTTATCGTATCGGCGTGAACATGGGTACCCTCAATCCCGCATTGGCGCAGGATCTCGGTTTGCCGGGGAACCTGAAAGGTGTGGTTGTCGTGGCGGTGTCCCAGGGGTCGCCCGCGGCTGCGGCGGGGATCAGACCAGGGGATGTTGTCCTGGGGATAAAAACGGCGGACGGAAAGCTGCAGGAAACGCCCGACACCAATGTATTCGTAGAGTTATTGAAAAAGATGCCGATAGATCGCCCGGTGAAATTCTCCGTGCTCCGCGGCGGAAAAACGATGGATATTTCCAGCACGCAGGGCACCGGGCAATTTTCCGGGTACGTTCAGCCCGGGTCCCGGCCCGAGCCGAGGACCATCAAGGTGTCGCCGGACGGATCCGGCGACTGCCGCACCATCACCGGGGCCATGCTTTCCGCCCGCCCGGGCGACACGATCCTGCTCTCTCGTGCTCCCGGTCCCGGCGGGGTGTACGGTCCCTTCCATGTTTTCCTGGACAACCTGACCGTTCGCTCGGAAGACTTGGCGAACCGGGCGGTTCTGCAGCAGATTCTTTTAAAGGGTCTTACCGGTGTGAAATTGAGCGGCCTCGATTTTAGGGGGAGTCCGCAGGGAAGTTGGCCGGGGGTGCATATCAACAACTGCAACAGGGTCACGGTGGAAAACTGCACCTTCTCCGGGTACTTCAGGGCGGTGGGCATCCGCGCCTCCCAGGGGGTTTCCGTTACGGGCAGCCGTATGAAGAAAAACGCTCAGGGGATCGTTGCTTCTCAAACGGATTTTAAAATTAACGGCAATCTTATTGTCGGGGCACAAAGCGGGGGGCACGACAAGCAGGGGATCTGGATCTCAGGTTCCCGTGGAACGGTTTCGAATAATACGATCCTTTACTACAAGGTAGGGACCGAAACGTTTATAAATGGCCTGAAGAACAGCAGGTATAATATTACCGGCGTAGGTATCTACGTGGGCCAGGGTTCCAACGTTTCCATCGAGAACAATATCGTGTATGACAACAGCGCCGGGATATACGTGCAAGCGGGCGAAACAACCCACTACCGCGTCGAGTACAACGACATCTTTCAGAATACCACTAAGACCGGACAGACGGAAGATGGAGATTACGCGGATTACCTTACCGGGTCGAACTGGAACTTCTCCAAGGGGACCAGGGTCATAAAGAAATCGTCTCCCCTCCTTACGGTTTACGGATGGGAGCATAACTACTTTGCTCCCATCCCCGTGCCCCGCTCACGGACCAACCTTTCCCAGGCTCCGTTCTTCAACGACCCGACCCTGGACGATTATCGGCTGGCCGCCGACTCTCCCCTCGTCGGGAGGGGCAGAGGCGGGACCTATATTGGAGCTTTGCTTTCCCGCCGATAG
- the purU gene encoding formyltetrahydrofolate deformylase, translating into MGDKAPIVTALIQGKDTKGIIATITNWIFDHGGNIVYLDQHTDPVESMFFMRIRWDMDGFEIPREDLDDEFSKVCWRLGMAHRLFFSDRKQRIAIMVSRQGHCLLDLLYRWRSGHLQVDIPCIISNHEDQRDIAGYYHVPFHCFPVTKDNKKDQEQQVMELLRKENIDTIVLARYMQILSSKFVNGYRNSIINIHHSFLPAFVGADPYRQAFMRGVKIIGATSHYITEKLDQGPIIFQDVVPVTHRDSVITLKRKGLDIEKMVLARAVGMHVENRVLIHNGKTVVFGG; encoded by the coding sequence ATGGGTGACAAGGCCCCCATAGTAACCGCGCTGATCCAGGGTAAGGATACAAAGGGGATCATCGCCACAATTACCAACTGGATCTTCGATCACGGCGGGAACATCGTCTACCTCGACCAGCACACCGATCCCGTGGAGAGCATGTTCTTCATGAGGATCCGCTGGGACATGGACGGCTTCGAGATCCCGCGGGAGGACCTGGATGATGAGTTCAGCAAGGTCTGTTGGCGTCTGGGAATGGCCCACAGACTTTTCTTCTCAGACCGGAAACAACGGATAGCCATCATGGTCTCCAGGCAGGGCCATTGCCTCCTTGATCTCCTGTACAGGTGGCGGAGCGGCCACCTCCAGGTGGATATCCCCTGCATCATCAGCAACCACGAGGACCAGAGGGACATCGCCGGATACTACCACGTTCCATTCCACTGCTTCCCGGTCACGAAGGACAATAAAAAGGATCAGGAACAACAGGTGATGGAGCTTCTCAGGAAAGAAAATATCGATACCATCGTCCTCGCGCGGTACATGCAGATCCTGTCATCCAAGTTCGTCAACGGCTACCGCAACAGTATCATCAATATTCACCACTCCTTCCTTCCCGCCTTTGTCGGGGCCGATCCCTACAGGCAGGCATTCATGCGGGGGGTCAAGATCATCGGCGCTACGAGCCACTACATTACCGAGAAGCTGGACCAAGGTCCCATCATCTTTCAGGACGTTGTCCCTGTGACCCACCGCGACAGCGTGATCACGCTGAAGAGGAAAGGCCTGGACATCGAGAAGATGGTGCTGGCCAGGGCGGTTGGAATGCACGTTGAAAACAGAGTGCTGATCCACAATGGGAAAACGGTGGTCTTCGGAGGGTAG
- the gatC gene encoding Asp-tRNA(Asn)/Glu-tRNA(Gln) amidotransferase subunit GatC has product MKITPELVEHVADLARLKLSGDEQKRMEIQLGDILAYIGLLDELDTSGVSPTSHVIEVFNVFRDDEVRPSFPVEKSLANAPDRSGTAFKVPRIIED; this is encoded by the coding sequence GTGAAAATTACCCCCGAGCTGGTGGAACACGTGGCCGACCTGGCCCGCCTGAAACTGTCCGGCGATGAACAGAAGAGGATGGAGATCCAACTGGGTGACATCCTTGCCTATATCGGTCTTCTGGACGAACTGGACACGTCCGGTGTTTCCCCGACCTCCCACGTCATCGAGGTATTCAATGTCTTTCGGGATGACGAGGTGAGGCCGTCTTTTCCGGTGGAAAAGAGTCTGGCCAACGCTCCAGATAGATCCGGCACCGCCTTTAAAGTCCCGCGAATCATTGAAGACTAG
- the gatA gene encoding Asp-tRNA(Asn)/Glu-tRNA(Gln) amidotransferase subunit GatA has protein sequence MKLYSKTIHELHEEMKEGRLTSTQITKSVFSRIAEVDDRIGAYLTLTEESAMEAAERADGRFGKGDFLGPLDGIPIGLKDIFLTEGVRTTCGSKILENFISPYDGTVVARLKQAGAVISGKLNMDEFAMGSSSENSGFFPVHNPWNIGRVPGGSSGGSAASIAAGEAIGALGTDTGGSIRQPASHCGVVGMKPTYGRVSRYGVIAFASSLDQVGPLAKDVTDCAILLKAIAGHDPADSTSAKLHVPDYPSLLTGDVEGMKVGIPDEYFGEGLDPGVEDLVQKAAAALEDRGMELVPVTLPSTRYAVATYYIIAPAEASSNLARYDGVRFGARYPDAGGLMEMYKETRSRGFGPEVKRRIMLGTFALSSGYYDAYYGKAQRVRTMIRREMDEAFSKVDVLLSPTAPTPAFPIGDKIDDPLKMYLSDIFTIPVNIAGVAALSLPCGLSVDGMPVGVQLTSPAFKEEVLLNVAFAYEKERGKFPECPL, from the coding sequence ATGAAACTTTACAGCAAGACCATACATGAGCTGCATGAGGAAATGAAAGAGGGCCGCCTCACCTCAACGCAGATTACAAAGAGTGTTTTTTCCCGCATTGCCGAGGTGGACGACCGGATCGGTGCCTATCTGACCCTCACTGAGGAGTCGGCCATGGAAGCGGCGGAGAGGGCTGACGGCCGGTTTGGCAAAGGTGATTTTCTGGGCCCTCTGGATGGAATACCCATAGGATTAAAGGATATCTTCCTTACCGAGGGGGTCAGGACAACCTGCGGCTCGAAAATTCTGGAAAACTTCATCTCACCCTATGATGGGACAGTGGTTGCGCGGCTTAAACAGGCCGGCGCAGTGATTTCCGGCAAACTCAATATGGACGAGTTTGCCATGGGATCGTCCAGCGAGAATTCCGGGTTCTTCCCGGTTCACAACCCGTGGAATATCGGCCGGGTTCCGGGAGGGTCATCGGGCGGGTCCGCCGCCTCCATCGCCGCGGGCGAGGCCATCGGTGCGCTGGGAACCGACACGGGAGGCTCCATCCGTCAGCCCGCTTCGCACTGCGGCGTCGTGGGCATGAAGCCTACCTATGGCAGGGTGAGCCGCTATGGGGTCATCGCTTTCGCCTCGTCCCTAGACCAGGTCGGCCCCTTGGCAAAGGACGTTACCGATTGCGCTATTCTCCTGAAGGCCATCGCCGGTCATGATCCGGCCGACTCCACATCCGCGAAGCTCCATGTCCCTGACTATCCCTCCCTTCTCACAGGGGATGTTGAAGGTATGAAGGTGGGAATTCCGGATGAATATTTCGGGGAGGGGCTTGACCCTGGAGTAGAGGACCTGGTCCAGAAGGCGGCGGCGGCCCTTGAAGACAGGGGGATGGAACTTGTTCCTGTCACGCTTCCCAGCACTCGTTACGCGGTGGCCACATACTACATCATCGCCCCGGCGGAGGCGTCATCTAATCTCGCGCGCTATGATGGGGTCCGCTTCGGTGCCCGTTATCCCGATGCCGGGGGACTCATGGAGATGTACAAGGAAACCCGCAGCAGGGGATTCGGGCCCGAGGTGAAGCGCCGGATCATGCTCGGCACCTTCGCCCTGTCGTCCGGGTATTACGATGCCTACTACGGGAAGGCTCAGAGGGTTCGCACCATGATTCGCAGAGAGATGGATGAGGCGTTTTCAAAGGTGGACGTGCTTCTCTCTCCCACCGCCCCGACACCGGCGTTTCCCATCGGGGATAAGATCGACGATCCCCTGAAAATGTACCTTTCGGATATTTTTACGATCCCGGTGAATATCGCCGGGGTTGCCGCTCTGTCGTTGCCCTGCGGCCTGTCGGTGGATGGCATGCCTGTGGGTGTGCAGCTCACCTCCCCCGCCTTCAAGGAGGAGGTCCTGCTCAATGTGGCCTTCGCCTACGAAAAGGAGAGAGGAAAGTTCCCGGAGTGCCCATTGTAA
- the gatB gene encoding Asp-tRNA(Asn)/Glu-tRNA(Gln) amidotransferase subunit GatB: MDYEAVIGLEIHAQLKTNTKIFCGCSTRFGEKPNANTCPVCLGMPGVLPVLNRKVVEYAIMMGLATHCRIAEESVFARKNYFYPDLPKGYQISQYEHPLCEKGWVDISTNGESRRIGITRIHMEEDAGKLVHEGAMGSASFSLVDLNRSCVPLIEIVSEPDIRSPEEARGYVQALRDIVVYLGICDGNMEEGSLRCDANISIRPRGSDTFGTRAEIKNMNSFRFLHAALEYEIERQIEIVENGGHVVQETRLFDSTRGMTSSMRGKEDAHDYRYFPEPDLVPIKIDEDWIKNAEGAMPELRAAKMKRFAAELGLPEYDAEVLTSDPEVAAFFESVVNAGAGAKAASNWIMGEFMRLAKDSGVGAARVTPAQMARIITLVETQTISGSAAKAVFEEVFTTGGDPDRIVDERGLAQVSEDGAIRGEVRKVLEAYPAEVEQFRAGKDKVLGFFVGQVMRAMKGKANPKIVNEILRELLSE, translated from the coding sequence ATGGACTACGAAGCGGTTATAGGGCTGGAGATTCACGCCCAGCTTAAAACGAATACCAAAATCTTCTGCGGCTGCAGTACCAGGTTTGGCGAGAAACCCAACGCCAACACCTGCCCGGTGTGCCTTGGAATGCCCGGCGTCCTGCCGGTTCTCAACCGCAAGGTGGTGGAATATGCCATCATGATGGGGCTGGCTACGCACTGCCGCATCGCGGAAGAGAGCGTATTCGCCCGGAAGAACTACTTCTATCCGGACCTGCCCAAGGGGTACCAGATCAGCCAGTATGAACACCCATTGTGCGAGAAGGGGTGGGTCGATATCAGCACCAACGGCGAGTCCAGACGGATAGGGATTACCCGGATTCACATGGAAGAGGATGCCGGCAAGCTTGTACACGAGGGAGCCATGGGGTCGGCTTCGTTCAGCCTGGTTGACCTGAACAGATCCTGCGTCCCCCTGATCGAGATTGTCAGCGAACCGGACATCCGATCCCCCGAGGAGGCCAGGGGATACGTTCAGGCCCTCCGGGACATCGTGGTCTACCTGGGCATATGTGATGGAAATATGGAGGAAGGCTCTCTTCGGTGCGACGCCAACATCTCCATCAGGCCCAGGGGATCGGATACCTTTGGCACAAGGGCTGAGATCAAGAACATGAACTCCTTCCGGTTTCTCCATGCCGCCCTTGAATACGAGATCGAACGGCAGATCGAAATCGTGGAAAACGGCGGTCATGTTGTCCAGGAGACCCGCCTTTTTGACTCCACCAGAGGGATGACGTCCTCCATGAGAGGTAAGGAGGATGCCCACGATTATCGATATTTCCCGGAGCCCGACCTGGTCCCGATCAAAATCGATGAGGACTGGATCAAGAATGCCGAGGGAGCCATGCCCGAGTTGAGGGCCGCCAAGATGAAAAGGTTTGCGGCGGAACTGGGGCTTCCCGAATACGACGCCGAGGTCCTGACTTCGGATCCTGAGGTCGCCGCGTTCTTCGAATCCGTGGTGAACGCCGGCGCCGGGGCCAAGGCAGCCAGCAACTGGATTATGGGTGAGTTCATGCGTCTTGCCAAGGACAGCGGGGTCGGGGCTGCTCGCGTCACTCCCGCTCAGATGGCTCGCATTATCACCCTGGTGGAGACTCAGACCATATCAGGGTCCGCGGCGAAGGCGGTCTTCGAGGAGGTGTTCACTACGGGCGGTGACCCTGACAGGATCGTGGATGAACGGGGACTCGCCCAGGTTTCAGAGGACGGCGCCATCAGGGGTGAGGTCCGGAAGGTCCTTGAGGCCTACCCGGCCGAGGTGGAACAATTCAGGGCCGGCAAGGATAAGGTTCTCGGCTTCTTCGTGGGTCAGGTCATGAGGGCGATGAAGGGTAAGGCGAATCCCAAAATTGTCAACGAGATATTAAGGGAATTACTGTCGGAATAG
- the mtnA gene encoding S-methyl-5-thioribose-1-phosphate isomerase — MSEIRPIFWDPSKKVLTLLDQSLLPAERVYRGYSDPHGVTEAIRSMVVRGAPAIGCAAAFALVMAAANYSGADPAELGVQVKAASVEMASARPTAVNLFWAIERMGRLLSETEDRDCSWVKEALEAEAMAIFREDLAACRRIGDLGARLVPDNARILTHCNAGALATAGYGTALGVIRSAAGDGRVSMVWVDETRPVLQGARLTAWEMVEDGIPATLITDNVAGSLMASGRVDFVIVGADRIAANGDVANKIGTYSLAVLAHYHRIPFVVAAPTSTVDLSIASGASIPIEERSPAEVTGYGNLSWAPDGIAVFNPAFDVTPANLVTAIITERGIMTPPLDQGLSGLLESG; from the coding sequence ATGAGTGAGATCAGGCCCATATTCTGGGATCCATCAAAAAAGGTTCTGACCCTTCTTGACCAGTCCCTCCTCCCCGCTGAGCGGGTCTATCGCGGGTACTCCGACCCCCATGGGGTTACCGAGGCTATCAGGTCCATGGTGGTACGCGGCGCCCCGGCGATAGGGTGTGCGGCCGCCTTCGCTCTGGTCATGGCCGCGGCCAATTATTCCGGCGCGGACCCCGCTGAACTCGGGGTTCAGGTGAAAGCCGCCTCTGTGGAGATGGCGTCTGCCCGTCCCACCGCGGTCAACCTCTTTTGGGCCATAGAGCGTATGGGACGCCTGCTGTCCGAGACTGAGGATCGGGACTGTTCCTGGGTCAAGGAGGCACTGGAAGCCGAGGCCATGGCCATTTTCAGGGAGGACCTGGCCGCATGCCGCCGCATTGGGGACCTGGGGGCACGGCTGGTTCCCGATAATGCAAGAATCCTCACCCACTGCAACGCCGGAGCCCTGGCCACCGCCGGGTACGGGACCGCCCTTGGTGTTATCCGTTCGGCGGCCGGTGACGGCAGGGTTTCCATGGTCTGGGTGGACGAAACCCGTCCGGTTCTGCAGGGGGCACGGTTGACGGCGTGGGAGATGGTGGAAGATGGAATCCCCGCTACCCTTATCACCGACAATGTGGCCGGCTCTCTAATGGCCTCAGGCAGGGTGGATTTCGTAATCGTGGGTGCGGACCGTATCGCGGCCAATGGGGATGTCGCCAACAAGATCGGGACCTACAGCCTGGCTGTTCTGGCTCACTATCACCGGATTCCCTTCGTGGTGGCGGCTCCAACGTCCACGGTTGATCTCTCAATAGCATCCGGTGCGTCTATCCCCATCGAGGAACGTTCTCCGGCCGAGGTTACCGGATATGGGAACCTGTCATGGGCCCCCGATGGGATCGCCGTATTCAATCCTGCCTTCGATGTGACCCCGGCGAATCTGGTTACCGCCATCATCACGGAGCGTGGAATCATGACACCGCCCCTCGACCAGGGCCTGTCAGGGCTTCTGGAGTCCGGGTAA
- the glnE gene encoding bifunctional [glutamate--ammonia ligase]-adenylyl-L-tyrosine phosphorylase/[glutamate--ammonia-ligase] adenylyltransferase: MSKGDGRSLISLVKHSGRIADAASLAPLFQSLTDMAASKGLSEGFVHRAVSSVLETADPPAALNRLARVLSITDDPNFLSLMEDPDGLRSLLSIFGYSNFLSSLIIRSPENYVWLMREVGLAGTRYSSSMREELEGKIRGDVSIEDASLILRANKYREMLRIGARDLLGVATLEETVHDISNLAEASIDVSVQVATTHLKARHGIPLHVSSLQTTRPGKFCVLGMGKLGGEELNYSSDVDLFYLYSSHEGMTTGRRSASGGYRDAIDNHRFYVKLGETVTHLLNERTAEGMVFRVDLRLRPEGEAGEIAYSLSSLEVYYQSWGRTTDRLALLKARPVGGDQRLGEDFLDLMTPFIYRRHLDYTAIEEIGLLKEKIDRQVSRAPPGVTDIKLGRGGIREIEFLVQSLQLIHGGRNPAIREKNTLRALDRLMRNGFLTERDASTLRDAYIFLRTVEHRVQLVEERQIHTLPRDPEGLERLAYVMGFFRDGRGDPDAFDGTLSRVAGNVRTCYERLFFTEKGHGATEGTCESNLLRENLTREEAVNELKTAGFSDPEEGYRNLLLLRDGPAYGHFSDVCRNLLRRIAPRLLDELKSVPNPDAVLVNLNRFIGRVGARASYYSMLAGNPESIRLLAVLFGSSPFLSSLLIRQPDLLDLMVMGTDLSASKPAEIMEDEVRGVLLSSPSFEDELVMLRRYRNGEIFRIGLGDLLGLRDLPGINGELTLLAETLLQTSFDLAVRHVVARGEKPSGSFGVVAMGKMGGGEMNYSSDLDLIFLFEGAEKEREDYTRVAQRMITILTSPTGEGVLYRIDMRLRPSGHSGPLVTTLEAFRRYHLEEAMVWERQALIKARWVAGNRELSHEIEKTLDELIYTRPAGRQDLSEIMRVRQRMENEIADEGKGDYLDIKAGRGGLVDIEFAVQALQLTYGKRYPRIRSTSTFHALDSIRETGLVDEKQYNILRRSYLFYREIEDRSHLHSDRPDHRVPLDEEKVKPLARTLGYTGKGEKAGEFLHDVQDTREQVRKAYQDILGRIIHGCTGG, from the coding sequence ATGTCCAAGGGAGACGGCAGGTCCCTCATCTCTCTCGTAAAGCACAGCGGCAGGATCGCCGACGCCGCTTCTCTGGCCCCTCTTTTTCAATCTCTCACGGATATGGCCGCTTCCAAAGGCCTGTCGGAAGGCTTTGTCCACCGGGCCGTGAGCAGCGTCCTGGAAACAGCGGATCCCCCGGCCGCCCTCAATCGGCTGGCCAGAGTTCTGTCCATAACCGACGATCCCAACTTCCTCTCCCTTATGGAAGACCCCGACGGTCTCAGGTCCCTTCTGTCGATTTTCGGATACAGTAACTTCCTGTCCTCATTGATTATCCGATCCCCGGAGAATTATGTCTGGCTCATGCGGGAGGTGGGATTAGCCGGGACCAGGTACTCCTCGTCCATGCGGGAGGAGCTGGAGGGTAAAATCAGGGGTGATGTCTCCATAGAAGATGCCTCGTTGATACTCCGGGCCAACAAGTACAGGGAGATGCTCCGGATCGGTGCCAGAGACCTGTTGGGGGTCGCGACCCTGGAGGAAACCGTCCACGACATTTCCAACCTCGCCGAGGCCTCAATAGATGTGTCGGTCCAGGTGGCCACGACCCATCTGAAGGCGAGGCATGGTATCCCCCTGCATGTGAGCAGCCTGCAAACTACCCGGCCGGGAAAATTCTGTGTACTTGGAATGGGAAAACTCGGAGGGGAAGAGCTTAACTACAGTTCAGACGTGGACCTCTTTTATCTCTATTCGTCTCATGAGGGGATGACCACCGGAAGGCGGTCCGCTTCCGGCGGCTACCGCGATGCTATCGACAACCACAGGTTCTACGTCAAGCTGGGGGAAACCGTCACGCATCTCCTTAACGAACGAACCGCCGAAGGAATGGTGTTCCGCGTGGACCTTCGTCTCCGGCCCGAAGGGGAGGCCGGCGAGATCGCCTATTCCCTCTCCAGCCTGGAGGTGTACTACCAGTCGTGGGGAAGGACCACCGACAGGCTTGCCCTGCTGAAGGCCAGACCGGTAGGCGGCGACCAGCGGCTTGGGGAGGATTTTCTTGACCTGATGACCCCCTTTATTTATCGGAGGCATCTTGATTATACGGCCATTGAGGAGATCGGCCTTCTGAAGGAGAAGATCGATCGGCAGGTTAGCAGGGCTCCGCCCGGGGTCACAGACATCAAGCTGGGCCGCGGCGGGATCAGGGAGATCGAGTTTCTGGTCCAGAGCCTGCAGCTTATCCACGGCGGTCGAAACCCCGCTATCCGGGAGAAAAACACTCTGAGAGCCCTTGACCGGCTGATGAGAAACGGGTTCCTGACCGAGAGGGACGCGAGTACCCTGCGGGATGCCTACATCTTCCTTCGAACGGTGGAACACCGGGTTCAACTGGTGGAGGAACGCCAGATCCACACTTTGCCGCGGGATCCGGAGGGGCTTGAAAGGCTGGCCTATGTCATGGGCTTTTTTCGGGATGGCCGGGGCGATCCGGATGCGTTTGACGGAACATTGAGCAGGGTTGCCGGAAATGTGCGGACCTGTTATGAACGTCTGTTCTTCACCGAAAAGGGCCACGGGGCCACGGAGGGGACGTGTGAATCGAACCTGTTGAGGGAAAATCTGACCCGGGAAGAGGCCGTAAACGAACTGAAGACGGCCGGTTTTTCCGACCCGGAGGAGGGGTATCGAAACCTCCTCCTCCTCAGGGACGGCCCCGCGTATGGCCATTTTTCAGATGTCTGTCGGAACCTTTTAAGACGCATTGCTCCACGTCTTCTCGATGAACTAAAGTCGGTGCCGAATCCGGATGCTGTTCTTGTCAATCTGAACCGGTTCATCGGCAGGGTAGGGGCGAGAGCCTCCTACTATTCCATGCTGGCCGGCAATCCCGAATCAATCCGTTTGCTGGCTGTTCTCTTCGGTTCCAGTCCATTCCTTTCCAGCCTTCTCATCCGCCAGCCTGACCTGCTTGACCTGATGGTGATGGGGACCGATCTTTCCGCCTCCAAGCCGGCTGAGATCATGGAGGATGAGGTAAGGGGAGTGCTGCTTTCAAGCCCTTCCTTCGAGGACGAGCTGGTCATGCTGAGGAGATATCGCAACGGGGAGATCTTTCGCATCGGTCTGGGCGACCTGCTTGGATTAAGGGACCTGCCCGGTATCAACGGGGAGCTGACTCTCCTTGCCGAAACCCTTCTTCAGACCTCCTTCGACCTGGCCGTCAGGCACGTGGTCGCCCGGGGTGAAAAACCATCCGGCTCTTTTGGAGTAGTAGCCATGGGAAAGATGGGCGGGGGGGAGATGAACTACAGCTCCGACCTGGACCTGATTTTCCTGTTCGAGGGGGCAGAAAAGGAAAGGGAGGATTACACCCGGGTAGCGCAGCGGATGATTACCATCCTCACCAGCCCCACAGGGGAGGGTGTGCTGTACCGTATTGACATGAGGCTCAGACCTTCCGGTCACTCTGGACCCCTGGTGACAACCCTCGAGGCATTCAGGCGCTATCACCTCGAGGAGGCAATGGTGTGGGAGCGCCAGGCGTTGATCAAGGCCCGCTGGGTGGCCGGGAACCGGGAGCTCTCCCATGAGATAGAAAAGACCTTGGACGAACTTATATATACCCGCCCTGCCGGCAGGCAGGATCTTTCCGAAATCATGCGCGTCAGGCAGAGAATGGAAAATGAAATTGCAGATGAGGGCAAAGGGGATTACCTTGACATCAAAGCCGGACGGGGAGGGTTGGTGGACATTGAATTCGCGGTCCAGGCGCTCCAGTTGACCTATGGCAAAAGGTATCCTCGGATCCGTTCCACCTCGACCTTCCATGCCCTGGATTCCATTCGTGAAACTGGACTTGTGGATGAAAAACAGTATAATATCCTGCGCCGCTCGTATCTCTTTTACAGAGAAATCGAGGATCGTTCCCACCTCCACAGCGACCGACCCGACCATCGGGTACCCCTGGATGAGGAAAAGGTCAAACCACTTGCCAGGACGCTCGGGTATACCGGGAAAGGTGAAAAAGCGGGGGAGTTTCTCCATGATGTACAGGACACCAGGGAGCAGGTCAGGAAGGCTTACCAGGATATTTTAGGGAGGATTATTCATGGTTGTACCGGTGGCTAA
- a CDS encoding branched-chain amino acid transaminase yields the protein MVVPVAKIWMNGGMVDWADAQVHVLTHTLHYGMGFFEGIRFYKTPEGPGIFRLEDHVRRLYDSCKICRIEIPYDWDTIWNAHLDVVKVNGLEDGYIRPVVYLKDGPMGLLVQQDHPVGVFIATWSWGAYLGEDGLENGIRTKISSFARNHVNSQMTKAKVNGAYVNSILSKMEAHQAGYDETIMLDTDGYVSEGSGENLFIVRDGEVRTTSLTSILKGITRDTVFVLAKELGYRVTEARFTRDELYVADEAFFTGTAAEVTPIREVDDRSIGKGRPGPVTRAIQEAYFKAVHGKDPNHRAWVTVV from the coding sequence ATGGTTGTACCGGTGGCTAAAATCTGGATGAACGGTGGGATGGTTGACTGGGCCGACGCCCAGGTACATGTACTGACCCACACCCTGCACTACGGCATGGGGTTCTTTGAGGGTATCCGTTTCTACAAAACACCGGAGGGCCCCGGGATATTTCGTCTCGAAGACCATGTAAGGAGGCTCTACGATTCCTGTAAAATATGCAGGATAGAGATCCCCTATGACTGGGATACCATCTGGAATGCCCACCTTGATGTCGTAAAGGTCAATGGGCTCGAGGACGGTTATATCAGACCCGTGGTCTACCTGAAGGACGGCCCCATGGGTCTCCTGGTCCAACAGGACCATCCGGTGGGTGTCTTCATCGCGACCTGGTCCTGGGGGGCCTACCTGGGCGAGGATGGGCTGGAAAATGGTATCCGGACGAAGATCTCCTCTTTCGCGCGCAACCACGTCAACAGCCAGATGACAAAGGCCAAGGTCAACGGGGCCTACGTCAACTCCATCCTCTCCAAGATGGAGGCCCACCAGGCCGGTTACGACGAGACGATCATGCTCGATACCGATGGGTACGTCAGCGAGGGGAGCGGGGAAAACCTGTTTATCGTCCGGGACGGGGAGGTCAGGACAACATCCCTGACCTCCATTCTCAAGGGGATCACCAGGGATACGGTCTTTGTCCTCGCGAAGGAGTTGGGATACCGGGTTACGGAGGCCAGGTTCACCAGGGACGAGCTGTACGTGGCGGACGAGGCATTCTTCACCGGTACGGCCGCCGAGGTTACCCCCATACGGGAGGTGGATGACAGATCCATTGGAAAAGGCAGACCGGGACCTGTGACCCGGGCCATTCAGGAGGCCTACTTCAAGGCTGTCCACGGGAAGGACCCGAACCACAGGGCCTGGGTAACTGTTGTCTAG